CAGAAGTACATTCTGGTCGCCGTTCCGGAATATCTGGTTGAGGGATTGTTGGCCGGCGTCGGGCTGAAAATCGCCATCAATTTTTTTACCATGACTTACGAAATACCGGACAGCCTGGTTACGGAAAGCTTCTGGAACGCTGCGCGCATCCAAATGGTGTCGATCTCGCTGCTGGGGATGGTTGCATTCGTGTTTCTCTTCAGTAAATTCCAGTCCAGGCAACCTGCCATTCCGTATTTCTTCCTGATGGTTGCCGGTGCGATTCTGGCGCAGTTTATCGCGATGCCGATGCTGCACGTGGAAGATGTGCCGTTGCAGTTATCGCTGCCGTTGCCGCGTTTCGACCATGCGCTGATGTGGTTGTATGTTTTGGGATTTGCGGTCATGCTGGCGGTGATTGATGTGATTGAGCAAGTCATGAGTAATGCCGCCATCCAAAAAATCGATCCGTTGCAGCGCAAATGCAATACCAATAACAGTTTGCTGGCGATCTGGGTTGCCAACATGGGGTCGAGTTTTTTCGGCGGCATGACAAATCTGGATGGATTGGCCAAAAGCACCACCAATAAACTGGCCGGCGCCTATACCAAATTCTCGGTGCTAGTGGTCGGATTGGTAGTTTTATTTTTTGTGATCAATACGCAATATCTTGAATTTCTGCCGAAATTTTCGCTGGCGGTGATCATGATTTTCACCGGCTGGAAGATGATTCTGGGGTTATTGCATGTTGCGCATCAGGGGCAGTATGCATTGATGCTGGCGACGTTGTGCGCGTTACTGGTTTACCGCCTGGGGATTTTCGAAGGATTGCTGCTGGCGCTGGCTATCCACGGGTTTGTGAACTTTGTGGTGCTGTATTATGTGCATAATGTGAAATCCGGCGCGATCATCAGGAAATATTTGCAGCGCTTTTCCATCGGGGGCGGCGCCGATTAATCAGCATTTCCCTAAAGTATTTTCATCACGCAGTGAAACCCTATGAATGACAACCCATCACCTGAATCGCAATCGTTTGTTGCGCTGGTTTTAGCGGCCGACCGCACCGGCAAGGATCCCATTACCCGGCATACGGGTGCGGCGTGCAAAGCGTTCGCGCCTGTTGCCGGTATTCCGATGATTATCCGCGTGCTGGATACGCTGGCCGCTTGCGAATCGATCAATCAAATTATCTTATGCGGTCCGCCGGAATCGCTGTTGCACCATTGCCCGGAATTGCAACAGCGGATTGCCAGCGACCAAGTCACCTGGCTGGCCAATCTCGATTCGCCCAGCCGCAGCGCCGAGCGGGGTTTAAGTATTGTGCCGGATGATACGCCGGTGCTGATTACCACAGCTGATCATGCGCTGCTGACGCCCGCGATGGTGCAGGAATTTTTAAATGCATCAAGGACGGCGGCAGGCGACGCCATGGTTGGAACTGTGACGGAACAAGCAATTGCCGCGGCTTTTCCCGGTGCTAAGCGCACCATCATACGTTTGCGCGACGGCGGTTATCGCGGCTGCAATCTTTATGCATTCAGATCGCGAGGGCGCGCGCTGGTGCGTTTCTGGCAGCAAGCCGAGGATTTACGGAAAAATCCCGTGAAACTGATCGCACGCGTATTGGGTTTCAAAACCGTATTGTCGTATTGCTTCGGTTTGCTGACGCTGCAGCAAGGCGTGGCGGCAGTATCGGAAAAATCGGGTGTCGCCATACAGGTGCTGGTTCTGAGCGATGCGTGCGCCGGCATCGATGTTGATAAAGTGGCGGATTTGCAATTGGCGGAATCGTTGCTGAGCCAACAGCAGCGTTAATGGACAACCTTTGATGCGCTATCGCGCCGGCAAGCTCAGAATGGCTTCGGCATTGCTGCTGGAAAAGACTTTCCGGGCGGCTTGTTGCCACGGCAGCCAGATATAGTTCAGATGCTCGCGGGTTGAGATGGTAACTGGCATCGCCGACGGCAAACGCAAGCCGAACACGTGCTCGGTATTGAATCGTACATCCGGGCCATAGCGCCAGCGCCATTCTTCGTAGATTTCGTAGCGGTTTTCGACGTGCCAGTCGGTGAGTTGATAATCGGCTGCGTTTAAGCCGGTTTCTTCGGCGATTTCGCGCATTGCGGTATCGAACAGCGTTTCACCGGGATCCTGGCTGCCGGTCACCGACTGCCAGTAACCGGGGTGATCGGCGCGTTCGAGCAGCAAAACCTCTAAATCAGCAGTATGAATAACGACCAGAACGGATACCGGGATTTTATACATTCGCCGGCAGACCGTTACTCAGCCCGGTTTTACTTCCGTTTGGCGCAAGCGGATACTCAATTCCCTTAGTTGCTTTTCGTCGACGGCGCTTGGCGCATGTGTCAACAGGCATTGAGCGCGCTGGGTTTTGGGAAAAGCGATGACATCGCGGATCGATTCCGAACCGGTCATCATCGTCAGAATGCGATCCAGACCGAAAGCAATGCCGCCATGCGGCGGCGCGCCGTATTGCAACGCTTCCAGCAGGAAGCCGAATTTTTCTTGCGCTTCTTGTTCGGAAATATTCAATGCGCGGAAAACCTTGGACTGTACTTCCTGGCGGTGAATCCGCACCGATCCGCCGCCAATTTCGGAGCCGTTCAGCACCATGTCATAAGCCTTGGATAGTGCCTTGCCGGGATCGGTTTCGAGCAGATCTTCGTGACCATCTGCCGGTGAAGTGAACGGATGGTGCAGGGCTTTCCAGCGGTTTTCTTCGTCATCGAATTCAAACATCGGAAAGTCGACGACCCACAGCGGTTTCCAGCCGGGTTCGGCGTGGCCGTGCTGATGACCGATCTTGATACGCAACGCACCCAGCGATTCGTTGACGATTTTGGCTTTGTCCGCGCCGAAGAAAATCAAATCGCCGTTTTGCGCTTGGGTTCTGGCAAGGATCGTTTGAATCGTCGCTTCCGGCAGGAATTTCAGAATCGGCGATTGTAACCCTTCGACGCCATCCGCCAAGTTATTGACTTTGATATACGCCAATCCCTTGGCGCCGTAGATGGCAACAAAGCTGGTGTAATCATCGATCTCCTTGCGCGACAGCTCGCCACCCTTCGGAATGCACAGCGCGGCAACGCGGCCATCGGGTTTTTCCGCGGCTTCGCGGAAAACCTTGAACGGCACCTCTTTCATGATGTCGGTCAATTCGGTGAATTCCAGCGGCACGCGCAAATCCGGTTTATCCGAGCCGTACTTGAACATTGCTTCTTCATGTGTCAGCCGCGGAAACGGATCGGGCAGATCGACATTGATCACCGATTTGAACAATCCGCGGATCATGCCTTCCATCAAGGACATGATTTCATTCTCTGACAGGAACGAGGTTTCAATATCGATCTGCGTGAATTCCGGCTGCCGGTCGGCGCGCAGGTCTTCGTCGCGGAAGCAGCGGGTGATTTGATAATAGCGATCAAACCCGGAGATCATCAATAACTGCTTGAACAGTTGCGGTGATTGCGGCAGCGCAAAAAAATGACCGGCATTAACTCGCGACGGTACCAAATAATCCCGCGCGCCTTCCGGTGTTGATTTGGTCAGCATCGGCGTTTCGATATCGAGAAAACCATTCTGATCGAGAAACATCCGAACCGCCATCGCTACCCGGTGGCGCAAGCGCAGATTCGATTGCATCGCCGGACGGCGCAAATCGAGATAACGATGTTCCAGCCGCACCACTTCGCTGAGATTGTCATCGTCCATCAGGAAAGGCGGCGTCAACGAAGTGTTCAATACTTCGATGGCGCTGACGAGGATTTCGATTTCGCCGCTGAACAACGCCGTATTGACGGTTCCTTCCGGGCGTTTGCGCACCTTGCCGGTAATTTTCAGCACGAATTCATTGCGTACTTTCTCGGCGGTCTGAAAGGTTGACGCGTTATCAGGATCGCACACGATTTGCACCAAGCCTTCGCGGTCGCGCAAGTCGATGAATATCACACCGCCGTGATCTCTACGCCGGTGAACCCAGCCGAAAAGCGTGACAGTTTGATCGAGATATCCGGCATTGATGGCGCCGCAGTAATTGGTACGCATGATGTTGTTCAATAGGTTGAATGATGAAAATTAAAGGGTATTGTTTTTTGCCGCATTGCGTACGATCCAGTGATCGGATCAATCAGATCGTTCCGGCATTTCGTTAACGGTTTCAGTCGATTAGTCGACGGCTGCGGTAGAAGCGGTGTTGCTTTCTTTATTTGCAGTTGACTCCGTAGCGGAGGCAGTCTTTGTCTGCGCGTTGTCTTTAGTTGCCGCTGCTTTATCCGCCGGTTTGGATTTGCTGTTCTTGAAATCGGTAACGTACCAGCCGCTTCCTTTCAGTTGAAACCCAGCAGCAGAAATGCGTTTGACATAGCTGCTGCTGCCGCAAACCGGGCAAGCTGCAATCGGCGCGTCGCTTACTTTTTGTAAATGCTCTTTCTCAGCGCCGCATGAATTGCAACTGTATTCATAAATAGGCATCGAGACCTCCAATAATACAGTATTGAAAAGCCGGGTATTATACCTTAACTCCCTGGGTTTGATAGGTATCTCACTGTGGTTGGGTTGGAAGCAACGGCTATTTGATCCTATTAGTCCGGTATCATGCAGCGATTCCGGTTAATCCTTTGCTGCATCACAAGCATGAAAGCGATTATCGGTATTGAAATTCCTTTTCATACTTTCGGATTTTTATGATTAACCGAACAACTTGAAGTATTCGCCGATGATCAATCCCAAAAAGCCAAGCGTCAGCAATAACGAGCGTATCGCCGGTTGTTCGAACAGCGGTTCGAATGCACCATAGTCGATTTCCTGGATTTCACGGATGACAGTTTCTTTACCGGAATGCGGCAGGTTTTTGATCGCGTTGATAGCGGTCCGCTTGAGCTGAACGGCTTCGATTCGCAGTTTTGCTCCCGCGTACAGAAGCAGGGAAATACTCAGGATCACGGTGAAACCGACATGCAACGGGAAAGCGATGTTGTCGAAATAACTCATCCGGGCGATAAGCAGCAGCATAATGGCGATGAGCGGATAATAGATCAGTTGATCGACGACACGCGTTCTTTTGGCAACCAGTGTAACAATGTCTTGAAGTGATTTCAGGGCGGCAGCGGGATTATCTTGTTCGTAAATCGGCAATACTTTAGCTTTAATTGTTTCTAGTTTACCGTGAAGTTTTTCAAGTACAGTTAATTTTTCAAGATTATTATTTTCACGCTTCAGTGCTGCGAAACTTGTTTCAAGTTCTTCAATTGATTTCTTGGCTCTGTATACATTCGTGTAATTTAGAGATTTTAGTTTCTTGTACCACTCGTCCAATTCATACGAGGAATCCGTTTCTGTTAGAAGATAGTCGAGATTCTCTTCGTTCTCAAAAGTTCTATTAGCTAGCAATGGATGTTTAGTACGTATTTTCTCGATCCAATGCAGGCAAAGCCTTTGCGCATCGAGAACCAGGAATGTCGACAGCATGATGATGGAAAAGCTGAGCACCCGGGAGGTTTCTTCCCAGAAAATACAACTATCTCCCCGGCAGGGCGGCGGCAATACCGGAAACAATTGATACAAGAGCGCGGCAACGATCATGAAAATGCAGAACTTTAATGAAGCGCGCAGCAGGCGATGCCTGAATCGGCCATGGTCATAATATTCTTGCCATAAATCCTTAGAGGAGATAACAGCTCTTGGGTAATTGCCGTTTAGTTCCCCTTTATTATCTGCTGTACTACACGTGACTTGTGGCCGGAGAATATCTTTCTCGATCAAGGTTTGAATAGACTTAATTTCTTTTCCTAAGATCAGTACGCTAATAATAAGAGTCATCAGTATTGTTTCCAGTATTGATACTGTTTCATTTATAACAGACAGTATTGCATACGCAATAACTGGTATAGAAAACGGTATGATTAGACTCAGGATTCCTATAGGAAAACAAATGATCATTAAAATCGAGAACGTAATAATCCCCATTAAAACAATTGCCTGAGGTAGATTATTAGTGTCTATGGCATAAGCATAAATTAAAACAATTATAAAAATTATGAAAAGAGCAATGGAAGCTTCTAGTCTCTTTTTAGGTTCTGTTGAATGCTCGTTTTTCCAATCGAATATCTCACTTACAGTAAGCGGTTTTTCGTCCTTAAATAGTGTATTTAAATTACCAAGATCTGAAAAATATCGCCTATTTAGCCGATCAAAATTGGCTTCCAATGATCGTATTGTCGAGTAAATAAATGCAATTACCAGGGAAAAGGTCAACCATCGCAACAAAATGGACGGCCACATGCTGACGCCATCGGTGAAGCTGAAAGGCTCTTCGTCTGCTAAGTTGATTGCATAAAATGCCAGAACGAAGAAGCAAACGGTTGTCGCTAACAACCAAACGACGATTGCACCTGAGTGGGGTTTGATCTGCTGCACGGTGAAGATCAGTGCGATTGCGATGAGAAACCATAAGATCAATTGGTTTTTCAATCGTTTCTGCGGCCCGGTGTAGTCGGGATGCACCGATTCTTTCTGATACCCATACAAATAAACCGGGCCGTATCTACCGATTTCAAAAATTAAAGATTCGCGGCTAGCTTTCTTTAAGTTAATCTCCTTATCTTCACTATCACTTATAAGCTTATAGAAAGTGCGGTAATAAATTTCGGTTTGCAAACTGTCCCGGAAAGGGGGGATTTGCTTCTGAAACTCCTCATTCAACCGCAGATCGAACGGTGTCGCCACGATCAGGTTTCTGGTCCAGCGCCAGTACTGCGGGTGCAGCATTTCCGCATCGAGATCGGTTGTAAACAAGACGATATTGGGAATTTCCGCGCGTAGCGCTTCAAAAATCACCAGCTTGTCATAAAAATCGCTGCCGAAAACGCCAACAGCCTTGATGTGCTTTTTATGATCCGTGTCCTTGTGTGATTCTTTGATTTGCCGGGTCAGCCGGTATAAATAATCGAACTGCGCCGGCCCGATGGGCAAGTTATGCTGATCCATGATGGACAGGATCTCTTCGCGCTTTTCGACGGTTTTGCTGATGCCTTCCTGACCCTGCTTGCCAAGTTGCCGCTGGTAAGCATCCAAGCCTTTGAAGTAAGTGTAATTGCTTATGTCACTGTCGCATTCGTTTTTGCTATTTTTATCTTCACTGCATTGTTCCTTAATAGAATCCTTGAGGTCATTCGTCAGCTTCTGGAAACTTTCTGTATCATACTCTGAAATGATCGCGATTTCGGAAGGGAGCATTTTGCGGTGAGTAACAAGCTCTTTTTTCAGTAGATCAATGAGGGAATTTTCGCTGTTTTCTGGTGGTTTGAGATCCGGTAATTCAATTTTCATAAGCATACTGCTTGTGATTTTTGTTTCAAATGTATCTTTATCGATTCCCCAGATCACAAG
This is a stretch of genomic DNA from Nitrosomonas sp. sh817. It encodes these proteins:
- a CDS encoding SulP family inorganic anion transporter; translation: MSQNTQNPSTGPAAFQSRFFVRDLQAGIITGTMAIPLSAGIALMSDYPIKVALATVVFACFVGWINAWFRPGNYVGAPGVAAGLAPVLALGVATFGMENMAFVIFMTALMQAIIWKFNLQKYILVAVPEYLVEGLLAGVGLKIAINFFTMTYEIPDSLVTESFWNAARIQMVSISLLGMVAFVFLFSKFQSRQPAIPYFFLMVAGAILAQFIAMPMLHVEDVPLQLSLPLPRFDHALMWLYVLGFAVMLAVIDVIEQVMSNAAIQKIDPLQRKCNTNNSLLAIWVANMGSSFFGGMTNLDGLAKSTTNKLAGAYTKFSVLVVGLVVLFFVINTQYLEFLPKFSLAVIMIFTGWKMILGLLHVAHQGQYALMLATLCALLVYRLGIFEGLLLALAIHGFVNFVVLYYVHNVKSGAIIRKYLQRFSIGGGAD
- a CDS encoding nucleotidyltransferase family protein, with the translated sequence MNDNPSPESQSFVALVLAADRTGKDPITRHTGAACKAFAPVAGIPMIIRVLDTLAACESINQIILCGPPESLLHHCPELQQRIASDQVTWLANLDSPSRSAERGLSIVPDDTPVLITTADHALLTPAMVQEFLNASRTAAGDAMVGTVTEQAIAAAFPGAKRTIIRLRDGGYRGCNLYAFRSRGRALVRFWQQAEDLRKNPVKLIARVLGFKTVLSYCFGLLTLQQGVAAVSEKSGVAIQVLVLSDACAGIDVDKVADLQLAESLLSQQQR
- the nudB gene encoding dihydroneopterin triphosphate diphosphatase gives rise to the protein MYKIPVSVLVVIHTADLEVLLLERADHPGYWQSVTGSQDPGETLFDTAMREIAEETGLNAADYQLTDWHVENRYEIYEEWRWRYGPDVRFNTEHVFGLRLPSAMPVTISTREHLNYIWLPWQQAARKVFSSSNAEAILSLPAR
- the aspS gene encoding aspartate--tRNA ligase, encoding MRTNYCGAINAGYLDQTVTLFGWVHRRRDHGGVIFIDLRDREGLVQIVCDPDNASTFQTAEKVRNEFVLKITGKVRKRPEGTVNTALFSGEIEILVSAIEVLNTSLTPPFLMDDDNLSEVVRLEHRYLDLRRPAMQSNLRLRHRVAMAVRMFLDQNGFLDIETPMLTKSTPEGARDYLVPSRVNAGHFFALPQSPQLFKQLLMISGFDRYYQITRCFRDEDLRADRQPEFTQIDIETSFLSENEIMSLMEGMIRGLFKSVINVDLPDPFPRLTHEEAMFKYGSDKPDLRVPLEFTELTDIMKEVPFKVFREAAEKPDGRVAALCIPKGGELSRKEIDDYTSFVAIYGAKGLAYIKVNNLADGVEGLQSPILKFLPEATIQTILARTQAQNGDLIFFGADKAKIVNESLGALRIKIGHQHGHAEPGWKPLWVVDFPMFEFDDEENRWKALHHPFTSPADGHEDLLETDPGKALSKAYDMVLNGSEIGGGSVRIHRQEVQSKVFRALNISEQEAQEKFGFLLEALQYGAPPHGGIAFGLDRILTMMTGSESIRDVIAFPKTQRAQCLLTHAPSAVDEKQLRELSIRLRQTEVKPG
- a CDS encoding zinc ribbon domain-containing protein; protein product: MPIYEYSCNSCGAEKEHLQKVSDAPIAACPVCGSSSYVKRISAAGFQLKGSGWYVTDFKNSKSKPADKAAATKDNAQTKTASATESTANKESNTASTAAVD